The following DNA comes from Mucisphaera calidilacus.
TCGTTCAATACCCCGGCTCACCATCTGCCTTCAACATTGACTTTGACAATGACGGCACCCCCGAAGGCGCCATCATCAACTCCAGCGTCAACATGCAGGCACGCTTCTTCCCGCCCGGGCGCACACTGGCCGGCAGCGGAAGCTACTACGCCACCTCCTTCGCGCCCGGTGCCGTTATCGACGCCACCGCCGACACGACCGGCGGCGCAAACCTGATGACCAATCCAAACTACAACGCCAACTTTGTCGGACAGGGCAATTACATCGGTTACCGCTTCGAGATCGACGGCAACACCCACTACGGCTGGGTCCAGGTCGATGTCACAGATAACCTGATCAACGCCATCATCACCGGGTATGCCTACGAGTCCACACCGGACACCGGCATCGTCGCCGGAGCCATCCCCGAGCCCACGTCACTCGCACTGCTCGCAGCCGGTGCCGGTGCGCTCGGCCTACGCCGCGGCAACGCAGCCTGACACAAAACCATTCCCTTCGCCGGTCATAATCAGATCGGCGAAGGATTTCCCATACGAACCTCTGGATCCACAAGGCGGAGCAAACACGATGAACGCAGACACCAGCAAGAGAATCCTCGGCTACACCACCGCCGCCACCGTCGGCGCTTTCGGCGCCGGCCAGACCGCCACGGCCGCCGTGATCTACACCGACCTTGTCCCCGACATCACCGTCGGTGCGGTCCCCGGCACAGACGAAACCTTCGCCATCGACTTCAACGGTGACGGCGTCGACGACGCCCTCGCCCTTCGCGTCATCATCAATAGTTTCTCCAACAACGTGCAGTTCCGAGCTTTCGGCTACGACCGCATCGATGACCCCGACGCTCCCGACATCCTCCCATCCGACATCCCCGGCGAGTGGGTCGAGCAGAACTGGGTCTTCTCCAATGGACCCGCCGACAAAGGGCCCAACGTTACCTATTACGCACGCTCGTTCCCCGCTGGAACCACCATCGACGACACCCTGAACCGAACCGGCTTCAAAGACCCCAAGCCGCCCACAGGCGGCTACGGCATCGCCGCTCGTGCCCTCTTCGGCAACCCCTATAACTTCATCAACACCGGCGGCTTCCTTGGCTTTCAGTTCGAGATCCCAGATGACCCCATCGCCGCCCTCGATGAGGATGGCATCGGCCAGGACCTGGCCGTCGGCGGCAGCACCACCCACTTCGCATGGCTTGAAGTCGACATCGTCTTCGACGAGAACACCGAGCCTCAAATCATCCTCAAGAGTTGGGCGTACGAGTCCACACCCGATACCGCCCTCGTTGCCGGCGAGATCCCCGTGGGTGTCCCCGGCGACTTTAACGGCGACTCCGTCGTCGACGCCGCCGACATCGATATCCTCCTCACCGACCTGGGGGACCCTGCACTCGACCTCGACGGCGACTCCGATTCCGATCAGGACGACGTCGCCTTCCTCCTCGGCGACATCCTCGGCACCGCCGCGGGTGACGCCAACCTCGATCAGGCCGTCGACCTCCTGGATCTCAGTGCCCTCGCCGCCAACTTCAACGTCTCAGGCGTCGGCTGGGCATCGGGCAACTTCAACGGCGACGCCATCGTCAACCTTCTCGACCTCAGCACCCTCGCCGACAACTTCGGTTTCAGCGCACCCGCCATCCCCGAGCCCACCTCCCTCGCACTCCTCGCCGCAGGGGCCGGGGCTCTCGGCACACGCCGGCGACGCTAACCCGCTGACTGTTCGGCCTCAGCCAGCCAGCGATGGGATGCATCCGTATGCGTGAGACGCCTGCGACGAGAAAGAGGGTCTTGCTGATCGGCTGGGACGCCGCCGACTGGCAGATGATCGACCCGCTGCTCCAAGCAGGCGCGATGCCGAACCTTGAGGCATTGATCGGCCGAGGTGTCCGCGGCAACCTCGCCACCATACGACCCATCCTCTCGCCGATGCTCTGGACCTCCATCGCCACAGGCAAACGTGCCGACAAACACGGCATCTGCGGATTCACCGAACCCAAGCCCGACGGCACAGGCATCCGGCCCGTCACGAGCACCAGCCGCGCCACCAAAGCCGTCTGGAACATCCTCAGCCAGAAGGGCTATACCAGTGCCGTCTGCTCATGGTTCGCCTCTCACCCCGCAGAGCCCATCAAGGGCTCCGTCGTCACCGACCAGTTCGCACGCCTGCTTGCCGTCCTCGACCACGATATCGACCCCGGACCAGGGACCTTTCATCCCCCCGAACTCGCCGAGCAACTCAACCCCTACCGCGTCGACCCCCGGATGCTCGACGCCCAAACGCTCCTGCCCTTCGTCCCCGCTGCCGCCGAGATCGAGCAGGAGCAGGACGGCCGACTGATGACCCTGGCGCACCTCATCGCCAAGGCTTCCACCATCCACGCTGCCGGCTGCCACCAACTCCGAGAAACCGACTGGGACTTCGCCGCGATCTACTACGACGCCATCGATCACTTCGGGCACCAGTTCATGCCCTACCACCCGCCCGCCGTCTCGGGCATCAGTGAACGCGACGCCCGGATCTACGGCCCCGTAATGGAAGGCTGCTACCGCTTCCACGACATGATGCTCGGGGCCCTCACCAAGCTCGCGGGTCCCGATACCGACATCCTCCTGATCAGCGACCACGGCTTCTTCAACGATCAGGCACGACTCGGCACCGACGCAACCGAAGACCCCGAACATTGGCATCGACCCTTCGGCGTTGTCGTAGCCGCAGGACCCAGCTTCAAGCAGAACGAAACGCTCTACGGCGCCACCATCCTCGACGTCACCCCCACCATCCTCTCGATCTTCGACCTACCGCTCGGGGCCGACATGGACGGCCGCCCCTGGATCGAAATCTTCAACGAACCCGTCACACCCGATCGCGTCTTTAGCTGGGACAAGATCGAAGGCGAGTCCGGGTACCACCCCCCCAACGCCGAAGAAGACGACCCCGTCGCCAGCGCCGAAGCCGTCGCCCAGCTCGTGGCCCTCGGCTACATCGATGACCCGGGCGAGGACGTCACCACCGCCGTTCGCAACACAACCCGAGACCTCCTGACCAACCGTGCCTCCGCGCTCGCCGACAGCCGACGAGCCTCGCTGGCCATCCCGATCTGGCAGAAGCTCATCGAAGACAACCCTGACGAAGACGCCTTCCGGCTGCAACTCGCACGCACCGCCCTCGTCGTCGGACAACTCGACCTCTGCACCCAGCAACTCGAGGCACTCAAACCAGAGCACGCCGACACGCCCACCATCCTCCTGCTCGAAGCCGAAGTCCTCCTCCTCAGACGACAACCCGAAAAGGCGCTCGAAAAAGTCCACCAGGCCAACAAAGCAGAACCCGAATCCGTCCGCATCCTCAACGCACTCGGGCGGATCTACCTCAGAACCAACCAGCACCAGCAAGCCCTCGAAGCCTTCGAACACAGCCTCGCACTCGAACCCGAAAGCCCCGTCGTCCACAACGGACTCGCTCAGGCCTACAACAACCTCCAACAGCACCAACAGGCCGTCGAACACGCCCTGCAGTCGATCGGCTACGCACACCAGTACCCCGCCGCTCACCTCAACCTCGGCATCGCTCTCGCACAATCCGGACGGGAAGACGCCGCCATCCAGGCCCTCGAAGTCTGCCTCGGCATGTCCCCGCAGAACAGGATCGCACACCAATGGCTCGCTAAGCTCTACGCACGGGACAACCGCAACCAAGACAAGGCACGAGAGCACGACCTCATGGGACAAACCGTCCTCACACGTGGAAACATCCAATGACACACGGCTACGAACGCCCCACCGCCGGCCTCATACTCGCCGCCGCAATCACGCTCGGCACCCCTCCGGCTCAGGCTGCGCAAACCATCGTCGACGGCTTCAACGGCAGCAGCATCAACGCCGGGATCTGGGAAGTCCGGCTCGCACAATGGGGCGGACCAGGACGCAACGGCGGGGTCATCCCGGAGAACGTCTCCATCGCCGACGGCATCGTGTCCATCGATGGCAACGGTGATCTCTATACCGGACCCAAACGCGGATGGAATGCCAACGGCTATCGCGAAGACCACGGCCGGCGATCCGGCGGCGCCATCCGCACCCGTGAACCCCAGGGACCCGGTCGCTTCGAGGTCCGCATGAAGCCCGTCTTCGAAGACGGCGTCACCACTGCCATGTGGACCTTCTTCTACAACTTCAACGGCGGCGACGTCATCAACCACGAGATCGACATCGAACTCCTTAATCGCCAGTCACCCTCACCCACCGGATTCCGCTCCGACTACACCACCATGAACACCTGGCTCGGCGAGAGCTCCTCGCAAGCCAACCTGCAACGCGTCAGCATCATCGACGAACAAGGCGACCCCGCCCCTCAAGACCTCGACGAGTTCCACACCTACCGCTTTGACTGGTTCGCCGGTGAGGGCGTCACCTACCCGCGCGTCGAGTTCTACGTAGATGGCGTCCACCACTACACCAGCCGCGAGTTCGTCCCCACCATCCCCGGACAATTCACCGTCGGCCTCTGGTTCCCCTTCAACTGGGCAGGACAGCCCGACTTCGTCACACGCACCCTCGAGATCGACCGTGTCGCCATCACCCCACTCGCCAACATCATCCCGGGCGACGCCAACGCCGACGGCAACGTCAACCTCACCGACCTCTCTCTCCTAGCCACCAACTTCGGATCCACCGAGGCCGCCTGGTCGCTGGGTGACTTCTCAGGCGATGGCAACGTCGACCTCGTCGACCTCTCGTTCTTCGCCAGTAACTTCGGACATTCAGCCTCCACGCCCGAGCCGGTCACCTTCTCCCTCGCACTCCTCGGCCTGCTCGCCTCCACCCGGCAACGATCCTGACGGCCAGTGCCAGCGAACTGTTTCTTCCACCGGAAAAGGGGCCGCTCGTACACCCTAAGCATCCGGTAGACCTGCGCCTCTCCCCGTATCCTGATCCATTCGTGATGCTCGTCTTCAGCGATATTTCGGCATTAGATTTGGAAACCAAGAAAGTACTGCAGGCCTGACTCTAAATGAGAGAATTGCGGATACTACGAGAAGTGCGAACTGCTACGAACACACGCGAAACTTGCGAAGAACGCGAATCTTGCTATCCTGCATTTCAGCTAAGGCTTGCAGCGTTTTTCGACGCCCTTGGATATCTTTTTCCCAAGCTGAATGTCGAGGGTTCGAGTCCCTTCACCCGCTTTCTTTAGCTCTTCTGACGATCAACGCCTTGTGCTGCCAATCGGCCACACAAGGCGTCTTTGTTTCGCCCACGTCGCGAGTTACGCACCGGTCGCACCAACTAGCCAACGCCCGCCCCTCGCCAACACACGCCAACGTGTGCCATCCGCTTCCGGGGGCGGCCTGCTGTCCGTGCAAGGATCCGTACCAGCGCCCGGCCATTTCCGGGTACCACGTGCAAGGTTTCGTGCAAGGACTGGGGACCAGAGGTGGGCCTATCCCGCCACGGAGAGAGGCTGATCGGAGACTTCACTCGCTGGTGTACCGAAGGTAGGCAGCGTCTCCACCGCCTGGGCCACATCGAGCAGAGCCGGGTCGGTGTAGACGTTCATGGTGAGTTCGAGACTGCTGTGTCGCATGGCGGTCATGGCGACTCGCGGTGCAGCACCCGCCCGAGCAAGCTGAGTGCCGAACGTGTGGCGAAGGGCGTGGAGGTCGACCGCTTCGAGAAGCGACAGGAGGCCATGGACGGCAAAGGCATGATCGTGTGCATGTCCCGCCGTATCTGTGTGGAACTCTGCGACGAGATTATCAAGCTGCGCCCGCAGTGGCACAGCGGAGAGGATGGCAAGGGGCAGATCAAGATCGTCATGAGCGGCTCGGCGTCTGACGTGGCCGAGTGGCAGCCGGGAGAAGGTGGTGTGGACGGAGTATGAAAAGGCCGCCTGTGAAGGCGGCCGGGTGTAATAGATCAATCGACCGTCAGCGTGGGGCTAGTGTGGCCACACGGGGCCGGTCAGTGTTGACCGCGTCTGCTCGCCAAGAGTCCTGCAAGTCCCAGGAGCGCCAGGGAACTCGGCTCGGGCACCTGTGTGCCCTCGATCTTCAGGTTGTCCACGTTGGTGCCGCCGCCGGACCATCCCTTTGATGAACTCAGGAAGACCTGGGCTCCATTGGCGTAGTTAGCGTAGTTAAGGTCGTGGCTGTTGGCCCCGACGCTCTCGCCGTTGTGGAAGACTTCAACGTTGGTAGGCCCAACCGACAGGCGCCATGTTGCCTCATAGTTGTTGCTGTTTGCGATGGACGCGATCACGCGGTTCTTGAAGCTTGCGTTCAGATTACGAACGAGCACCTCGACATCGTCGCTCCGCCTCTGTATCTGGACGATCAGACGGACACTCTCGTCGTCGATGGATTGAATGCCGAAGCTCGTGGGAGCAAAGGCTCCGCTGCCTCCGATGATGTCGAGGTCGATCGAGATCGGTGTCTCGGCATCCACCGTAAACGCCTCGGGTCGAACCACTGAAGCGTCGCCACTGCTTGAGAAGTCAACCCGCAGGCTTTCATTGTTTCCCTGCAGGATGACCGCAGGGCCTGTTGTGGTCACTTCGTACACATCTTCAAACGCTGTCTGGTCGGCGTAGGTCGAGAAATCATCGGTGATGATCTCGCCGGAAACCGCGGTTGCCAGCGTGAGCCCGAGGGTCACGCTCAGGGCCAGTGAGCCGGGGTTGATCTTATCCATGTTCTCTATCTCCTATGTGAGAGCATCTGTTCACGAACCCCAACACGGGGAACGTTTTTAGGCTGAATCTTCGGGTGGGCTTAGTACCCTAGCCAGAGTGTCTCGTTGGACGTCGGTGTATCCAGAAACTCCGTGTTCGACAGGGAGGAAACGTGCCCGTCTGCGTAGAGGAGGTTGTGCGCTTCGCCCGGGTGTCGATTGATCACGGCTTCCAGGCGGCTTTGCAGCTTCGGCAGGCCTGCCCACGGGTGGATGCTGATAAAGATCGACTTCCCGTCGGACTGCGTGAAGGTTTCGGAAGGCGACATGATCTGATCCGGGCGTTTGTAGTGCCAGTGCCGGCCGGGATTGTCATTGTTCGTCTTGTTCCAGTGCAGCGACCCGTTCATGACGTAGCCGCGATTCTCCCAGTCAATCACGTCATGATCCTGCTCCCATGACGGGCAAACAAACTCTGATCCTTCCAGTTCCTCAAAGGAACCGTCCTCGATGGGACGCCACTGGGGGTCGTCCCGTCCGGCCACGTAGGGGTAGAGGATGCGAATCCAGGTGCGTTCAGCAAAGGGGGTCACGGGGTTGCTGTCGTAAACGCTGGGCCAGTAGGACTGGAAGTCAATGCGGTACGCGGCCAGCCCGATGCCGAGTTGCTTCAAGTTTGACTTGCACACCGACGATCGGGCGGCTTCTCTCGCTGCCGAGAGTGCGGGCAGCAGGATTCCGATCAGCAGGGAGATGATCGAGATCACGACGAGTAGTTCGATGAGTGTGAAGCCCGAGTCAACTCGTCTGGGTATTCCTGTCAACATCATTAATTCCTATCAATACGAGGCAGTCAGAAGTTCTGTGTCGTCAGACAAGGAGGCTGGATACGTCGATACCGATGAACGTGAGGCAGTGAATGACCTACTGGGAGCGACTGGTCTCTTGAGGTTCGTGGTGGCGCGGTGTTTCTTCGGTGGCGTCTTGTTCGGTGAGATCCAGGACGCTGTTTCGCTCGACAAGCCGGGGCATGACCTGCATCACGCGGGGCGAGCCCGCGTCGCCGTCAAGGATCTGGCAGAGGCGGACCGCTGCTCGTCCCGCCGCCACACTCTTTCGCGTCCACACGGCGGTGATCTGGGGCCTGCTCAGGGCGAAGGATCCATCGTCCCCGATGGCGACCACCGACACGTCTTTCGGGACAGAGCGCCCGGACTCGTGGACCGCCCGAGCGATGCCTGTGGTGATGACGGGGTTGATGCCCACGACGGCGGTGAGATCGGGGTGTTCGGCTAAGAGTGACTGGGTGGCACGAGTTCCGTTCGCGTGAGGCTCCGACAGATCGACGACATCCCCCTCCACGTAGGACACCGCAAGATCAGAAAAGCGTAGGCCGTACTCGCGAAGCGCCATGTCGGCGCCGGTCCGTATGTCGCAGAACGAGGGC
Coding sequences within:
- a CDS encoding PEP-CTERM sorting domain-containing protein (PEP-CTERM proteins occur, often in large numbers, in the proteomes of bacteria that also encode an exosortase, a predicted intramembrane cysteine proteinase. The presence of a PEP-CTERM domain at a protein's C-terminus predicts cleavage within the sorting domain, followed by covalent anchoring to some some component of the (usually Gram-negative) cell surface. Many PEP-CTERM proteins exhibit an unusual sequence composition that includes large numbers of potential glycosylation sites. Expression of one such protein has been shown restore the ability of a bacterium to form floc, a type of biofilm.) — translated: MSTHETNNQQRLMVYLAAAGLGAFAYGQDVSAGIIYTPVQPAVTLVQYPGSPSAFNIDFDNDGTPEGAIINSSVNMQARFFPPGRTLAGSGSYYATSFAPGAVIDATADTTGGANLMTNPNYNANFVGQGNYIGYRFEIDGNTHYGWVQVDVTDNLINAIITGYAYESTPDTGIVAGAIPEPTSLALLAAGAGALGLRRGNAA
- a CDS encoding PEP-CTERM sorting domain-containing protein (PEP-CTERM proteins occur, often in large numbers, in the proteomes of bacteria that also encode an exosortase, a predicted intramembrane cysteine proteinase. The presence of a PEP-CTERM domain at a protein's C-terminus predicts cleavage within the sorting domain, followed by covalent anchoring to some some component of the (usually Gram-negative) cell surface. Many PEP-CTERM proteins exhibit an unusual sequence composition that includes large numbers of potential glycosylation sites. Expression of one such protein has been shown restore the ability of a bacterium to form floc, a type of biofilm.), whose amino-acid sequence is MNADTSKRILGYTTAATVGAFGAGQTATAAVIYTDLVPDITVGAVPGTDETFAIDFNGDGVDDALALRVIINSFSNNVQFRAFGYDRIDDPDAPDILPSDIPGEWVEQNWVFSNGPADKGPNVTYYARSFPAGTTIDDTLNRTGFKDPKPPTGGYGIAARALFGNPYNFINTGGFLGFQFEIPDDPIAALDEDGIGQDLAVGGSTTHFAWLEVDIVFDENTEPQIILKSWAYESTPDTALVAGEIPVGVPGDFNGDSVVDAADIDILLTDLGDPALDLDGDSDSDQDDVAFLLGDILGTAAGDANLDQAVDLLDLSALAANFNVSGVGWASGNFNGDAIVNLLDLSTLADNFGFSAPAIPEPTSLALLAAGAGALGTRRRR
- a CDS encoding alkaline phosphatase family protein; this encodes MRETPATRKRVLLIGWDAADWQMIDPLLQAGAMPNLEALIGRGVRGNLATIRPILSPMLWTSIATGKRADKHGICGFTEPKPDGTGIRPVTSTSRATKAVWNILSQKGYTSAVCSWFASHPAEPIKGSVVTDQFARLLAVLDHDIDPGPGTFHPPELAEQLNPYRVDPRMLDAQTLLPFVPAAAEIEQEQDGRLMTLAHLIAKASTIHAAGCHQLRETDWDFAAIYYDAIDHFGHQFMPYHPPAVSGISERDARIYGPVMEGCYRFHDMMLGALTKLAGPDTDILLISDHGFFNDQARLGTDATEDPEHWHRPFGVVVAAGPSFKQNETLYGATILDVTPTILSIFDLPLGADMDGRPWIEIFNEPVTPDRVFSWDKIEGESGYHPPNAEEDDPVASAEAVAQLVALGYIDDPGEDVTTAVRNTTRDLLTNRASALADSRRASLAIPIWQKLIEDNPDEDAFRLQLARTALVVGQLDLCTQQLEALKPEHADTPTILLLEAEVLLLRRQPEKALEKVHQANKAEPESVRILNALGRIYLRTNQHQQALEAFEHSLALEPESPVVHNGLAQAYNNLQQHQQAVEHALQSIGYAHQYPAAHLNLGIALAQSGREDAAIQALEVCLGMSPQNRIAHQWLAKLYARDNRNQDKAREHDLMGQTVLTRGNIQ
- a CDS encoding family 16 glycosylhydrolase, encoding MTHGYERPTAGLILAAAITLGTPPAQAAQTIVDGFNGSSINAGIWEVRLAQWGGPGRNGGVIPENVSIADGIVSIDGNGDLYTGPKRGWNANGYREDHGRRSGGAIRTREPQGPGRFEVRMKPVFEDGVTTAMWTFFYNFNGGDVINHEIDIELLNRQSPSPTGFRSDYTTMNTWLGESSSQANLQRVSIIDEQGDPAPQDLDEFHTYRFDWFAGEGVTYPRVEFYVDGVHHYTSREFVPTIPGQFTVGLWFPFNWAGQPDFVTRTLEIDRVAITPLANIIPGDANADGNVNLTDLSLLATNFGSTEAAWSLGDFSGDGNVDLVDLSFFASNFGHSASTPEPVTFSLALLGLLASTRQRS
- a CDS encoding PEP-CTERM sorting domain-containing protein — its product is MDKINPGSLALSVTLGLTLATAVSGEIITDDFSTYADQTAFEDVYEVTTTGPAVILQGNNESLRVDFSSSGDASVVRPEAFTVDAETPISIDLDIIGGSGAFAPTSFGIQSIDDESVRLIVQIQRRSDDVEVLVRNLNASFKNRVIASIANSNNYEATWRLSVGPTNVEVFHNGESVGANSHDLNYANYANGAQVFLSSSKGWSGGGTNVDNLKIEGTQVPEPSSLALLGLAGLLASRRGQH
- a CDS encoding DUF1559 family PulG-like putative transporter, whose translation is MMLTGIPRRVDSGFTLIELLVVISIISLLIGILLPALSAAREAARSSVCKSNLKQLGIGLAAYRIDFQSYWPSVYDSNPVTPFAERTWIRILYPYVAGRDDPQWRPIEDGSFEELEGSEFVCPSWEQDHDVIDWENRGYVMNGSLHWNKTNNDNPGRHWHYKRPDQIMSPSETFTQSDGKSIFISIHPWAGLPKLQSRLEAVINRHPGEAHNLLYADGHVSSLSNTEFLDTPTSNETLWLGY